DNA from Cutibacterium acnes:
CCCCGTCGGGCAAACGGTGCAGGTACTTGATGGTGACCGGGCCGGAAGCTGCCGCGGACTGCGACGCAGCCTTACCGGGCGACCCGGATCCCCCCGAGGAACTGCCACAGGCGCCGAGCACGAGTGTTCCGGCGACGATCGCAGCAACAGAGGCCATCCGACGAGTACGGCGTGTGATCATGTCAACCCTCTTCCTTGAGTAAATGGGCCACGAGTGGACCCGTAGCCTGCCGACCGGCGTGTATTGGATACCGCCCTAGAATCCACCACATCGCTGTGTACACGTGTACATTACGACTCGTGGCCCACCTCCGACAAGTGGGGTCGCACAACCGAGCGTCACCGATGGTGGACCGGAATAATGAGGAGGATTGTCGATGAGTGCGGAAACAGGCCGACCCACTATGCACGAGGTAGCTCGGGTCGCCGGTGTCTCCCATGCCACAGTGTCACGGGTCCTCAACGGCCACACCAACGTTGCCCCCGCAACCGCACGAGCTGTCGCCGACGCGATCATTACCACCGGTTATGTACCCAATCGAGCAGCACGGTCGCTACGAGTCCAGTCCACCGACACTGTGGTCCTCGTAGCCCGCGAAAAAGCCGACGTTTTCTACAGTGAGCCAACTCTGTCGCCGATGGCATCGGGAGCGAATCTTCGCCTCTCTGAGCACGGGTACCAGATGCTGCTAGCCCTCGTCGATTCTTCCCGATCCGCTGAGCGGGTCGGGTCATTGATTGCCGGGGGATCTTTCGACGCGGCAATTTTGGTAGCGATGAGCAACGACGACCCGCTGATCGCGCGTCTTATGGCCACAAATACTCCCCTCGTAACCTCATCCACGCCGTTTCCGGGCTTTGACATCCCTTCAGCTGACACCGACAACGTCGGAGGTTCCCGGGCTATCACCGCGCGACTCGTAGCCACTGGTCGGTCAAAATTAGTCGCTATCGGAGGGCCATCGTGGGCCCCGGTCACCCAGCTGCGTCTCGACGGGTTCCACCAAGGTGCGAAAAATGCCGCCTTAGGGCACACCACAGTCAATGAATGGACCCTCACCGCCGGCAAGCGGGCAATGAGGGAACTCCTTGAGCTTCACCCGGACCTCGACGGTGTTGTCGCGGCCTCAGATCTGCTGGCGGCGGGAGCAACCCGAGCCCTCAACGAGGTCGGTCGGCGGGTCCCACAGGACGTCGGCGTCGTCGGGTTCGACGATGCACCAATCGCGGCTCTCAACGATCCTCCGCTGTCGACGGTGCGCAGCGATGCCAGGGCAACGGGAATTGCCTTAGCCGACATGGCTATCGCGCAGATTCGCGGCCAGGAGCTCCCCCAACCCCACCTCCTACTACCCAACGAAGTAGTTTGGCGAGAGTCGGCCTGACCGGTCCGTCAGACCACCGACGGGCGTTGCAGGTCGGTGTAGTTAACGGCCTTGGCATCAAGAAGTTCGACAAAAGCGTCGAACCCGTTGGCCTCCAGCCACTGACGCTCGGCCTCGGTGATCGGTA
Protein-coding regions in this window:
- a CDS encoding LacI family DNA-binding transcriptional regulator; translation: MHEVARVAGVSHATVSRVLNGHTNVAPATARAVADAIITTGYVPNRAARSLRVQSTDTVVLVAREKADVFYSEPTLSPMASGANLRLSEHGYQMLLALVDSSRSAERVGSLIAGGSFDAAILVAMSNDDPLIARLMATNTPLVTSSTPFPGFDIPSADTDNVGGSRAITARLVATGRSKLVAIGGPSWAPVTQLRLDGFHQGAKNAALGHTTVNEWTLTAGKRAMRELLELHPDLDGVVAASDLLAAGATRALNEVGRRVPQDVGVVGFDDAPIAALNDPPLSTVRSDARATGIALADMAIAQIRGQELPQPHLLLPNEVVWRESA